The window GCGAGCACCGTCAGGTCGGCTCCGACCTTGTCTGCTTGCGCGTGGTCCGCTTCCGCGAGCTTTAGCGTGTGGGCAAAGTTGCGCACTGCTCCCTGTGTTTGGCGCACGCTGCCCTGGCCAGGATTGAGCGTCTGTTCCAGGTCCCCAGCTAACACTGCGGCATTGCCAGCCGACACCTTCTTGCCCGAAAGGCATTGCACGAGATCCAGAACAAATCTGGCGAGATCTTGGTCATCGGCTTTCAACTGTCCCCCGGGCGCAAGAGGCGCAATATCCCGCGCCAACTCTTCCTTCGAAACGGCCGCGAGGTTCTGCAGGTGGTCACACAACTTTTGGGTCTCAGGGCGGATGAATGGCGAGGTGCGATTCGGCTTGTAGGCCGCCGGTTCCTTTCCGGTCGGTTCGGATTCCAGCAGCACGCGGAATCCCACGACGCTGTTGCGGAAATCTTCTTCGATACGATGCCGGCAGGCGCTGCGCTGCTGCCAGACATCGTTGACGGCGCAGCCGCCCCGCATGTTGCGCGAGTGCTTTGGATCTTTGGGGTCGGCAGTCGCCGGACCAGTCGGGTCGGTCTGGGCTTCGCTGGGGAAATCGCCGTAGTAGTCGAGCACCCATTCCCAGACGTTGCCGCTCATGTCGAACAAGCCCCAGGGATTGGGTTTGCGGGAGGCCACAACCTCGTTCTGCCCGTAAGGGCGGCCAAAGATAGCGTATTCGGGTGCCTGTGCCGGGTCGCTGCCCCAGAAGAATGGCGTGCGGGTGCCGGCCCGGCAGGCATGCTCCCACTCGGCTTCGGTGGGCAGACGCAGCCTTCGGCCGGTGGCCTGGCTGAGCTTTTTGCAGAAATCGATGGCGTCCTGACGGGTGATGCCCATCACCGGCTTGTTGGGCCGAAGATCATCGGGATAGTTGATCGTCCACGTCTTGGTCTCGCCCGTGTTGGTGTTCACCGTCTGGTAGGCTGGCCTGGTTGACGGATCGTAGCCCATGACAGCGATCCACTGCTCGCGGGTGACTTCGGTGACGCCAAGGTAGTAATCCTTGGTCAGGATGACTTCGTGCCGGGTCTCGTTCGCGCTCCACCAACCGGGGCAGCGGTGCGGTTCGCTCGTGGGCGATCCCATGAAGAATGTGCCGCGCGGAATGAAGGCGAATTTCATCTCCACACCCTTGCCGCAATCCAGTGTGGTGGATTGGAGGGAATCCGCCTTGGTTGCGGCAGGGGCGACGGTCACGATGACGCGCTGCCATCGGGTGAGCGCCGGGGTGCCGTTGTCGGCAACTTCGAGGATGGCGTGGATCGTCTGGCCGGACACCGCGTCGGCCGGCACGACGAAGCTTGACGCGCCGGTCGTCGCGCTCGAAAAGGTGATCGCGCCGGGGTAGGTGCCGGCCTCGCGATACTGCCACCACCTGTATGTCAGTGCGTTGCCGTCCGGGTCGATGCCGGTGCCCGCGAGGTTCACGGTCTCGCCAGGCGCGGCGGTCCGGTCCAGTCCGCAGGCGACCGAGACGACCGGGTGGTGGTTCGCATTGGCGAAGGATGGTGTCACCGACCACTTCAGGCGCGCGGCGAAGTCGCGCTGCGCGACGGCCACCCAGCGCTTGCTGGTGTAGTTGCCGACCACCGTTCCCGTCTCGTCGCGCTCGGTGGCCTGGTTGGAGGTCCAGTAGTTTTGCGTTGTCGAGGCCTTCGTGAGTCGGTTGCCCCAGCCGCCGTAGCTCGGGTGTTCGTGGCTGCGCAGGCCGGTGTCGATCAGGTTTAGGAACGCCGGCGTGTCCCCCTCGGAGATGAAGTGGTCCTTGGGCAGCGACTCCGGAAGTGGATGCCCTGGGTACGGGACGAGGCCGAACGTGTCTTCATGGTCGCCCGCGAACTGGCGGCCGTCCGCCCACACGCGGTATTTGCCGCCGAGCGGGCCGACGTTTACGACGTTCGCGCGGGTCCATTCCGACTGGAAATACACCTTGTCCTGATGGAGGACATGAGTCGATGAGTCGCCGCGCGTCCAGTACCCCCACGCGTTGCTGGAGATGTCGTTGACTTGGATCTCCGGCCACTTGACACCGATGTAGCTATCGTAGGTGCCGTCCTGCTTGCCCCACGTGTAGATCACGGCCTTGTCGGACACCTTGCGGTAGATCGCCGGCCACTGCGGCGTGTCCCTGTACTGCTCCTCGATCGACATCAGCGCGCGCGCGATCGTGTTCGGCCCGCCCCACGCCTGCAGGAACAACTGGCCGGGCACGTCATCGAGCAGCTTGTCCTTGATCCAGTTCGAACCTTCCGTCTCCCTGGCGACGTCGCCCTCGAACTCGACGTTGCCCATCTTGATGAGGCTCAGCAGATGATCCGGCGCCGGGTACGTCGAGTCATGGACCTTGAGGTTCGGAT is drawn from Verrucomicrobiota bacterium and contains these coding sequences:
- a CDS encoding DUF1593 domain-containing protein, which encodes ASFHIFGGAENMGENERGKIDPKFSGSPEVAVPEGKVCLRFSALTKGAMAGMTLKDLKLPNQDPTGEKRGWRGSTPFEEYIADFSTYKDVGKFHFRYWARKGEKFKVQAKIQGIEVVGTGQWESAIIEPLHKELHTHHILMAFQNLNDGPAELYLDDAFYYTGGVPGALIRAREAGRSAAAPAKAAKPRTIVTTDIETDDYNSLIRYLVYASDFETVGLVYGSSEFHWAGDGKGTTFFLPRRPYSTPQTSWRWTGVQRIQELIEDYRTAYPNLKVHDSTYPAPDHLLSLIKMGNVEFEGDVARETEGSNWIKDKLLDDVPGQLFLQAWGGPNTIARALMSIEEQYRDTPQWPAIYRKVSDKAVIYTWGKQDGTYDSYIGVKWPEIQVNDISSNAWGYWTRGDSSTHVLHQDKVYFQSEWTRANVVNVGPLGGKYRVWADGRQFAGDHEDTFGLVPYPGHPLPESLPKDHFISEGDTPAFLNLIDTGLRSHEHPSYGGWGNRLTKASTTQNYWTSNQATERDETGTVVGNYTSKRWVAVAQRDFAARLKWSVTPSFANANHHPVVSVACGLDRTAAPGETVNLAGTGIDPDGNALTYRWWQYREAGTYPGAITFSSATTGASSFVVPADAVSGQTIHAILEVADNGTPALTRWQRVIVTVAPAATKADSLQSTTLDCGKGVEMKFAFIPRGTFFMGSPTSEPHRCPGWWSANETRHEVILTKDYYLGVTEVTREQWIAVMGYDPSTRPAYQTVNTNTGETKTWTINYPDDLRPNKPVMGITRQDAIDFCKKLSQATGRRLRLPTEAEWEHACRAGTRTPFFWGSDPAQAPEYAIFGRPYGQNEVVASRKPNPWGLFDMSGNVWEWVLDYYGDFPSEAQTDPTGPATADPKDPKHSRNMRGGCAVNDVWQQRSACRHRIEEDFRNSVVGFRVLLESEPTGKEPAAYKPNRTSPFIRPETQKLCDHLQNLAAVSKEELARDIAPLAPGGQLKADDQDLARFVLDLVQCLSGKKVSAGNAAVLAGDLEQTLNPGQGSVRQTQGAVRNFAHTLKLAEADHAQADKVGADLTVLAKVPTDPGPFDGPRHPFRFALSEAPRYGKAVLVEDFESGTDIFKTWYQPYWSTGIVATFDSQHKSGGNRGLTISNTGPTTKRSSMAKFPRPHQDLSGCNALRLWFKPHGLKDSEGTVSMGFIDGSGEIWQVDLPEVLSGTEPCVIQVRLGDFRRVLRRNNGRIDLENRDFCFWMTGTYKFTVDDILFVHDPALPEFPKPSK